Proteins encoded within one genomic window of Triticum aestivum cultivar Chinese Spring chromosome 2D, IWGSC CS RefSeq v2.1, whole genome shotgun sequence:
- the LOC123050823 gene encoding uncharacterized protein — protein sequence MAGRPPRDEERANAMLEKMTAALKIRSRVFTEGVMIMVCPVLLAITRETVKSKIDASKFVRLNTPGIAGAALEFGIVQFLVIWPLRSSTVNNLLCVTSKILIHTCVVLLMALASLIMNIIGLKCLPCYVVAMVLFVALTMYLCYLSWRTDDLAEMTDTQFQALKGSLDLWANFSAAVTTVLFLGIEALALEGLMSDNAHELRRLLAFPMGWSLATCAVGVITMLLVTVHPLISRNDLMMSILQKLNVGLAICVCLVVYYITVEAVIKKYKLTTPHLLLELILHISVFVVAPFVPFMAWLVCAMKGCRPGRNSDTPDEEVEPASLELTKITFAAFLAVRVATANETPIGNRAIMFLCSSATAIVTGLEWRLVTHWKKVPPPVARGADCANFISHLCMAVAVIPFAVLAGQTVKRVSEAPTSTAG from the exons ATGGCAGGTCGTCCACCCCGTGATGAAGAAAGGGCAAATGCAATGCTCGAAAAGATGACG GCTGCCCTAAAGATTCGATCAAGAGTTTTCACGGAGGGCGTCATGATCATGGTTTGCCCGGTGCTCCTTGCCATCACACGAGAGACTGTTAAATCAAAAATTGACGCAAGTAAATTTGTTCGGCTCAACACTCCCGGAATAGCAGGGGCCGCCTTGGAGTTCGGCATAGTCCAATTCCTCGTTATCTGGCCATTAAGATCAAGCACCGTGAACAATTTGCTTTGCGTCACCTCAAAGATTCTGATTCACACCTGCGTAGTACTGCTGATGGCCCTGGCCTCCCTCATTATGAATATTATTGGTCTCAAGTGTCTCCCTTGCTACGTCGTGGCTATGGTCTTGTTCGTAGCGCTCACCATGTATCTGTGCTACCTGTCATGGCGAACGGACGACCTGGCAGAAATGACTGACACTCAATTTCAAGCGTTGAAGGGTTCACTTGATCTGTGGGCAAACTTCTCGGCTGCGGTCACTACTGTTCTGTTTCTTGGTATAGAAGCCTTGGCGTTAGAGGGACTCATGAGCGACAACGCTCATGAACTGAGGCGCCTGCTTGCATTCCCGATGGGGTGGAGCCTTGCTACCTGCGCAGTAGGCGTgatcacaatgctcttggtgacaGTCCATCCGTTGATCTCCCGCAATGACCTCATGATGTCCATTCTCCAGAAATTAAATGTCGGGCTTGCCATCTGCGTATGTCTTGTCGTGTACTACATCACAGTAGAGGCGGTGATAAAGAAGTACAAGCTTACTACTCCACATCTGCTACTCGAACTGATTCTTCACATCAGCGTATTTGTGGTTGCCCCATTTGTGCCCTTCATGGCCTGGTTAGTCTGTGCTATGAAGGGCTGCCGTCCGGGTAGGAACTCAGATACCCCAGATGAAGAAGTTGAGCCCGCGTCACTGGAACTGACCAAGATCACCTTCGCGGCCTTCTTGGCTGTCAGAGTAGCAACTGCCAATGAGACTCCAATCGGCAACAGAGCCATCATGTTCCTATGCTCTAGCGCAACAGCTATTGTCACAGGACTCGAATGGAGGCTCGTGACCCACTGGAAGAAAGTGCCGCCTCCCGTGGCCAGAGGCGCTGATTGTGCTAACTTCATTTCTCACCTGTGCATGGCTGTTGCGGTGATTCCATTCGCAGTGCTGGCAGGCCAGACTGTGAAAAGGGTAAGTGAAGCACCAACCTCAACAGCTGGCTGA